From Brassica rapa cultivar Chiifu-401-42 chromosome A06, CAAS_Brap_v3.01, whole genome shotgun sequence:
TTTTAAACTATGGCTTGTGTTTTTTCTTTGGGTTGTGAATaagatttttgtaatttatgaAGTTGGTTGGTCTTGAGGCAGGGATGGGTGGTGGCTACTTAGTGTCTTCGGTTTGGGTCTCCCGGCTGTGATATAAGGTTCTGTCATCTGTTCTCGGTGGCATCAGATATTTTATCTAAATTGTCTTCAGTAAGGTCTTGTTGCTCGGCCTTTGGGTTTCTTGATGAATTTTTCATTGTAAAGCTTCAGTGTTATGAATTTGTGctgttctttgttttttttaccgACAGGTTTTCTGGTTTTCTTAGTATGGGACTGAGGAGTTTTAGCTCAATCGCGCTTGGTATTTAAGTAGTTTAATTGTCAGGCGTGTTCTTCGTTGGCTGCTCGGGTAGAAATTCATTTTCTTGTGGCTTCTTTTAGTTGAATTCTGTTGTTAAGTGATGGTTTCTTGTGGATTTTTTCCGGAACTATCTTGGAGCTCTTATACCACGACAAATAATTTGGACCTTCAACGCCTTCTCGTTCAAACTAGCTTTCCTTATCGACTTGATTTGCATTTTTGCTGATTTTTTATTAGCTCCATGGGTTCTTAGTGATCTTGTTCCTTCCTTGTTTCATGTTATGTTAGATGCCTTCTAGGTTTCATCCATGGCTATGGGTTGTAATATTTACTTTATACAATGAAGAGGATGTGTcacaaattaattttttctatCTCAACTTGCATATCTCTAGATTGAACATGTCTAAACAAATTGatacatatttgattattttcgTTAATAACAAGAGAGAATAGAGGAAGCAAATCGTCGAGTAGTAATATAATAGGTAGAACATAATTTTGTTGAACCAAATAACAAAAGACTGAAAGAGggacataaaaaaatattaaacatgaTGACACAAGTAGTATGTCATGGTAAAATGGGTAAATGttaaaaaatgaattatattttaataacatagataattctttttaattttaaactgtAAAACATTTATCCAACCataatttcattttaactaaatttttattatatacataaatttgatttttaatagaatgtacaataatttatatgaatttataattgtactaataaaacaattaataatgtttctaagtataaaatacaaatattattttagagttaaaattaaattatataaaatttaaggaTCAATTGAAAcaattaaaaatgaaataaagttGTAAATAACATTTTCTCAAATTTgaggaaatattatttttaacgaCAAAAGATTGTTCTATTACTCAGATTTGAGATAATccataataaaataatcaacATAACAAAGGTTTATATCAAATGATCGAGCGGTCCTAGCTCGATGGTCTGAAGTTGAATTTTGTCCATGTCGGATGTAGCTTATTTTGAAATATGTTCTTCAGTACTCTTAAATCTTTTAACTCTCTCAAAAAGTTCGGCTATTCCTAAGGGTCTTCCATCACTGTTATCAGTGGCGGATGCATGAGGGTATTTAGATGGGGCACATGCATTATATCTATTTTCAGTTGGGAGAATCTCATAGACACTATACAAATTACTAAAGCAGAAATTAAAATCAGACGGGAGCACGTGATCCCGTTCTCTTAGATGTACGTCCGCCCCTGACTGTTATTAGATCTTTGCAATCCACCCCAAAGTATGATATGTGAGAGAATACTATTTATATTCtcatttttaacttaaaaatgatacactaacaaaaataaattaccaTCTCCAACCTCACATTGTTTATACAAGCTCCAAACTCACtttgtttatttgaatttttcttattatttactTCTATAATATAACAGTAGTATATGTAtaatacacacatatatattttatatacttaaataaattgatataatagtttaaaattatttttaatatttgaaaaccGGAGTTTATAACGGTAAAATCCATAATTCCTTctaaaaaaagtaaatttctTAGAAATAGTATATATCTCCTAAATTTTCTCTTAAATATGTCTACATGGTTTTAAAGCTGCACAAAATTCTAGATACTAGGGGCTGgcccccgcgcaagcgcgggggTTGTGGACATAGGTTTTGCCGGCATCATTTCGAGGCAGCTTTACCACTTGTTTGGGTTCATGTTGTTTGGTTTTGAGGTTTTCTTGAGTGAATAGTGTTAGAACTCGTTTTTGACATAGTGGTGTGGACCATTTTTCCGATGGGTTTTTCGACGGAGACGTCTGTCGGAAGAACCGGAATTTGGGCACGATGTAATCGTCACCGTGAACGCTATGAAATAGTGTATTTGTTGGTCAAAATCGAAGTTgttttgaatgagaaatggagATCCAAAGTGAATGACATGAAAAACTTATAAGCTTTATATTtggttaaatataatttttaacaaataCTTCACTTTGAATATTTGGGTTTGAATTGAGATTTAATAAATTAGTTAGACTTTATGtcaattaatttgttttaaatcttattcataaaatattttgatatttgattaaatattaaatataaaccCAATTAAAGTATATTGATGGAGTTTTTATTTGGTCAAAACCTCTTTATGGTTTTAAAAGAAGAAACGTACAAAGTCATAAGTTATGGAAATAAATTTTCCATTATTGATTTGTTACGTTTGTTGATCTCTATTATTATCACATAACGTGCATCATCTTTGCAAGCTATAAGAAAAGCACTTGTGTTAACTCATCAGATACTGGAAAAAACAACAAGTGTTGTAAAAATACTTCTCCCATTTGAATATTTGATTCTTTAATTTTGtgtcttctcttcttttatttttcgaGTCTGAGACACAAAACTAGTTTCGCCAAACTTCTGATAGAGTGACGCAAATCAGAAGATTTTTTGCAGTTGTATCTTAGGACTCATTACGTTATCGAACCGTCGCACTACGGGACGTATTTTGAGTTAAGAAAAGAGATAATATCTCGCATCTGCGGTTGTATCATCCTTTTCTTAATCTTTGGtataattttatcaattttattttttataatattcagTTCTccgtagtttatataatacgGTCCTATCAAATAGTTGTGGTTTCCCGGATGTAATGTGAAGCTTGATTTATAAAACTTGACCTGTACTGATTATGACTCTCGAGGTGCTTGCTCGGGTGAATTTATGACAGCAAACCTTAAATGTTTATGATTATTGAGAATGAGTTGGAGTGATTGAGTGCACATGACCTTTTCACCGTAGCGGATATGTAGTTCAAGTGTTGTGGGGATTTACAGTACTTGAACTACTGTGTGAGTAATAAAAGTTTTTTAAGAAATGTTATGTTatgttggtttggtttggtttttttcTTCAGTGCTAGTTTGTGGAGCTTCTAGCGATACCAACCTTAGAAAAAAGGAATCAGTTGGGTGTGGGTGTGTGTGGCTAAGTTTTGAGATTTGTGGCATACGTTCTTTAGTAAATAAGTGTTTAgcattaaatatatcaatatcTCCAAATTAGATGCATTTATGTACAACTGATTATGCATTTACTTTGACCATGTATAAGGAGCAAGAAATTTTATACAGCTTCAGAATCTTTCCGCTTATATATTGAACTTCAAGAAGGGTACCCACTCATATAATTGTGACCCCAAGTAAGGTGTGcggttgaaaaaaaattatttacaaaaccATTTGAATAGTTTTGTGTAAATCTTGCAACATTTGTAACTGATCCCACCAATGTTTTTTATGTTACGTATGGGTTTATATTCGTGGGAAAATAAAGGGCACATAAATGGGCATCAAATATGATAATACTCGTCAACGTTCAccataatttaattaaaaagtaaatacgAAAACAAAACGAAAATTTATAAACTGAAAAACATAGCAATTTAGTAATTGAAAACGCAGGAAAGCTAAGTGGGGTTGACAGTTCGTGGACTTGTACCAATCACTCACGGGGGCGCTTGTGACTCTTCTCTATCTTAGCCAAGCTTGGAGATTTGCTTCATCAACTTCCTTTGTGTTGCTGGAACCAGTGTCGCAAGCAGATGATGTTGCTTGTCCTGATTGGACATCTCCCTCTGGAGCCTTTTCAGCCTCGGGTTTCTTTAAGTCAAATGGACGGATAAGGTTGTATTGCTACTAACGTGTTAATAAACTAAGTAAAAGTAAGATGACAGAACCTGGGGCAGAGGGTCAACCAAGACATTTTCAGTGATTGCAGAAGCAGGAGAGGTCATCACATGTGAAAACCTCTCCTGCTGCACCTCCCAAGCTATGTGTTGAACATTTATGTtacaaaaacaattttaaaagattaatcatataataaggGTAAACGTTGAGGGAAGGGTGATTTTAATACAAAAGTTAACAGACCTCTCTGTGAATGCTTCAATGGCGGGGATGGTGGTGTCAAAGTAGAACTTGGTGGCCGGAGTGGAGTTCAGGTAGAGGAGGTTACGTGAAGAAGAGCAAGTATGTGTTAGTTTAGGCTACAAATGAGGAGGGACGTATTAAGATGACTATATTTGTGAGCAACATATTTaggataaatatatattaaaggagtatgtgtaattgtattttaaaatatgacgAATAAGTGAAAATCATAGCAACAAAATGGTTGATGAGGACTCACTGGTCAATGAGAAAACGGACCACAACTCGAGTTGTTGCGGTGACGTTGTTGAGGGCTGAGACTTGGAAGGACCTTATTTGGGCTACAACatctacaaataaataaaattaaaatttctcaCACGTTTATATAAATGTAGGGATTGCTTTTTGTAGACTTGAGAAGCAAAATATGAACCATTACCGGGTAGTTCAAAGTTAGTGTTTGCTAAAGCTTGGAGGTGGTGGAACTTTCTGAGCATGAACTTCTGAAAGTCAATGAAAGGGGCAGCGGTTAGGATTGTTGTAGTGGTGGGGATGAGACAGATTACAAAAGGATGATCCTTAATCTTGTACATGTTTGTGCATCGCCCAACATTAAACCGAACAACTTTGACAATCGCACCAGTTCTTTGAGAAACACGGTACTGATTGGCACAAGCAGCATGGATAAACCTATGAATGACCGAATTCTGGGCAACCATACATGAAGAAAGTCATTAGAATCTCACATACAGACCTAaggggttttgtttttttttatataatttttcacTCTCCATCAAGAAATTCCGAGGTAATCATTTTTGTGAAAGATTGGATGTAGATACCTTTTCATCTAGTGATAGCCATAAACTCTCCATTCTTCTTGATGTTGCTGGAATCCCCGAAGCTTAGGACACGGCCGACAATGAACTGAGTTGACCGACCAAGGCCGAGATCGTCGAATGTGGCGTGGGGACCGGCTGATTGAGCAGCAACAACAGCAGATGAAGACATTTTGAACGTGTGTGGTATAAGCTATGGCGGATGACGAAAGCAGGGATGGGAGGTGCAATGTTCAATTCCTGGCTCCATGATCAACTTTATACAGAGACGGGTATGGCAGACGTTTGAAACAATCGAGTGATCAAGTATCATAAAAAGAGGGGAAGATGGAAGGGGAGTAACAAGATTAAACGAAGAGAGGGGAGATGCAAGAAGGGTTTGACGATGGATCTCAAATGGGAAGATGAAAGAAGGGAGGTGCAGGAAGATGAAGGGTTTGACGATGGATCTCAAAATGGGACCCTGTCAGATACATAAATTTTGGCCTGGTTCAGACCGAGAAAATAAGTGACGTGGCAGAAAGTCAATCTCTGATTGGCTTGAATTTCCAGTTCGACGTGGACCTCCTCAGAGGACTTTATATTTGGCTTTTAGTATAGTTTTAATGATACTTGCACATTTCAACTTAAAATAAACCGATTGGTTTTATCAGACACGATAGATCAAACCATGTCCAGCCGGgtcttttaaattattataaggaTAAACAAACTTAACATAGTTTCTCAAACAGATTTATTTGAACTGACAATAACATATGGCTGGCATTAACAACCTTTATATCTCTGATTAGTTGTCTTGAGGCTCTGAGTCGTCCGCCGCTTTCACCGACTTGGACACGAATGTAACCGGTTTGTTTTGGTTCTCATTTACCCTCAAGTTAAATATATCTGGCCGTGAGTAATGTCCGACCACATCGAAGTATAACTTGGCACGTGCGATATCGCCAAGATCTAGAtgagaaaaaagaaagatggTTTATCGAAATGGTTAGGTAAAAAAGGTTCATAATTTTAAGATGAAGATCAAATACCAAGATCAGCAGTGACGAGACACTCTGATTCAAAGTTTGGTCCGGCGAGAATCTTTCCTAATGGTGAAATAATGACACTACCGCCCTGGGAGACAATAGCCTCTTGGTGTTGATCGTCGTACCAGTCGGTGAACAAGTAATCGGCATGCTCAGGGAAATCTTTACGCTTGCAGAACTGGCAAGCCGACATCACGAAGCATCCACCCTCCAATGCAATGTGCATCATCGACGATTGCCATTCCGTGGAACCGTCAGCAGTAGGTGCACAATATAATTCAATTCCTGCAGCAGcccaaaaattaattattaaggaGTCTTACATTAAAAGTCAGAAAGGGCAAATGATATTAGGAGTCTTACCTTTCCCGTACAAGGAAGTTCTTAAGAGGgtgttgggattgtgaaatcccgtgtccaactctatcttatcttattagtacgatattgtccactttgggcctaggAGGctagcccgcatggatttacttttggtttccttcccaaaaggcctcgtactattagagttggacatatctttatatattagactttcCTTTGtctaatatccgatgtgggacttaACTTGTTATCTCACATTCTCTCCCTCAAGCTAAGAACCACATTCATCTCGTATGTTTTCTTCGGCGAATCATCTTTGGTAACACCTTGTACCAGTAATCGCAGGGCTTTCTTTTTAGAATGTTTCTCCCACAACACATCACAGGTTCTATGATCTTTTGACGTTTCTGCAACAtaccttctctttctttttctacccGTTCTTACTTAAAGGGTATTTTAgtcttcttgcagatttctcgtcaacctggctctgataccaattgttgggattgtgaaatcccgtgtccaactctatcttatcttattagtacgatattgtccactttgggcctaggAGGctagcccgcatggatttacttttggtttccttcccaaaaggcctcgtactattagagttggacatatctttatatattagactttcCTTTGtctaatatccgatgtgggacttaACTTGTTATCTCACAGAGGGGCATCCTATTTTCCCAGCAAATAGCAGCACCGAGTTTGCCAAGGGGAGTGTCGTAGACAGGGATGGTTGATCCATCTCCGTAACCCCATATGCAACGTTCCAGAGATGTGGGCATGACTTTACGGTGTTTGCCCAAAAAGCGACCTTCGGAACTGAAGAAAAGGGCTGTGCAATAGAGTGTATACCCATCCTTCTCCATCGCTCCCATCATCAAGTACACTTTGTTTTTCCTAGCCATCTCCGCCAGCTGGTCTACTTCAGGGCCTTTAGATTCATGTCCAAAAAGGAGTTATTTACGTCCCAATCATGCTCTCAGTTTGAACTATAACAAATTTAACCGTTACCACTTTTGCAAATGAAAGTTACATTTGGTTTACTCATTTCTCACACCATTAATTTAATCAGATATTTGTCCCAAAATAAATCAATCTAAATTTTTCatatacaatatttatttacGGAATTTTGAATACTAATATTAAAATCGATATTCGGAAATTTAATTTTGGGAACCTATCCCTAAGCGCAGAATACAAGAAACATGAAGTATACTTAcgaaataaacattaaaataatgatatcatccaaaGATTGGAACTTTACCAGGAACTACAATGGCAGAAGCATGATATCTGCGGAAACAGTCACGACCAGCTTCATTATGAACGCCAACCCCTATGCCAAACCTATATCCACGAGGATAGCCACCGATATAGGCCTCGGGGAACACCACCAGCTGCGCTCCGTCACTCGCTGCCTGCGCAATAAACTCCCCTGCCTTTTCTGCAAATATTCGAGTAAACcatttgatataattttaatagATCCGTGGTGGGCTTGCAGGACACTCtcagagaaagaagaaaaggcGAGTTACCTATAGTTTTGGGAGTATCGTTATAGACGGTGGAGGCCTGGACGATGCTAGCTCGAACGATGGTAGATGGCATATCGCAAAAACCAGGAGTACTGGCTTTGAGAGCTTTTGACATTTCTTCAGTACCAGACATATCACTTAACTTTGTGGGTTGGTGATACCATTGAGTTGAGAGACGCCACACTTATATAGActtttttgttatcttttacCAATGGTCAATATCAAAGATACCACTCAGGAATCTCCTCCACACATGGAGAGCCGTGCAcgtaattattttattataaaatacaatacaatatgacttttgaaataaattgttgacaaaacaacaattatttcagttacaaaaaaaaaaaaaaaaaaacaacaattacaagaaaatgtttaaatttttttgtgctTAATGTACAAAGAGTCTAAGATCCAGCTTTTTGTGTTAGGTTTACCTATGTTCAAGCTGATTGGTTCAGAGAGGAAGGATCCAAtgtctcaaaaaaaaaagagaaatgaaTGTATGAACTCAAATTCAAAGAAAGAACAATTATTAACTTtagaaaacaatatatatatatatatatatatatatatatatatatacacacacatatatatatgtgatggcCTTAAGATACTTTGGAAAAGATGTGAATTATGGGAAAAAtctttagaattaaaaaaaaaattgatattcctAAATATGATCTCTtcagttttattatatatagatcatgtacaactattttttcattttgtgtgtaaaaatttattactataaatctttttgttatataccaatatatataatttcagaaaataatatatttgaccTCTGTTCCAAAAGAAGTCACTCCAAACAGAAtcttacaatactaaaaggatATATCAAACTCTCTAAGCTATGCCACCTCAGAAAATTAAATCAACCAATGAGAGAGTTTCAATTTGACAAGTCACTTAAGCTTCTGTCGACCAAATCTTAAACATGGCATTTCCGTGGCCTCATTATTTTCATCACTGACCCATCTAAAATCCACATCTCCAACCGTGACCTTCTTCGATGTTAATGATGGTGATGATCGACTCCGGCGCTTCCACTCCCTGCAGATCACCATTTCTTCTCTGCATTAATCTCGATCCTTTACATCTGTTCTTAATTCCTTTCTTAATTATTTCGTTTCACCTTCCACCGTTCCTCTTCCTAATTCAACCTATAAATCTTAAATCACCTAATCCATAAAGCCTCTGCCTCTCCTCCATCTTCGTCTTTTCATTGTCTCTGAGATTTTCTTTACCAGTTTGCAACAATGTTATTATTCGCTCTTTGGTGAAATTGAGTTAAGAGATTGAAAAGTTGCAGTTTCtatgtttttcttaaaaaaaatatcaggatAATATGGATGCAGGTGGTGACAACAATTTAATTGGTCAGTTCGGTATGGAGTTCTATTCATCATTCTTGGTTGCAGATTGCATAAGTTATTTTGTTGTCCTTTCTGTGTACTCTGATCATTGTTATACTCACCTCTCCACCAACTGAATAATGtgttaattatttatgttttgaagtTTACTGTGTCAGCGAAGAGCCCAAAGTCTCATTAAGAAATATGTAATAGGAAGAGAAGCAAATCCAAGCAGTTATACCATTACGGAAGAGACTGATCCTCAGCTAATAATTCCTAGGGGAACTTGTAGTAGTTAGCATCTTAAGGTGGTTATGcttttgtatttcttttgtATATATCTATAATAAAAACCCTACATCCTAAACTTACTCTCCTTTTTTCTGGCTGTCTAATGTAGTGGATGACGAAGGGGTTTGTAGATCCAGAGCGAATTCAGAAGCTCGTGAAAAACTATTTGCAGTTTGtttcgatatatatatatacttggcAGGAAAAAAGATACACTCATACACAAAAGAGGTATGGTCAACATGATGACATATATCATAACTTAAACATGTCATAAATGCCCAAGTTCTTTGTTTACGAGGCAATATGTTATATGTAGGTACGCTATGTATCAGAAAACAAGTAAGCTTcttattttaatgtttgtttcTCTCTTATACAGGTTGAAGTTGAGATGACTCAGCTGAatcaaaaagaacaaaaaagatCTGGATGACCAAACTGAGGTATAGTTTGCTTCTCTTATCATGTTCTGAGAATTGTCTTGATAAGCACCAGAGAAATATTTTGATCCGTATCAGGGAATAGCTAGATAGTTGGCATGGAGTTCacgccttttttttttatgtgtaaCAGTggaaagaatatttaaaaacaatattagatctttaaaagaaaaagactattaaaattatttaaaaataaaaaattgccGCAAAACATTTGAACCACATGAGCCTAATGTGCTTGGAAGTAAGACTCTAGTTCGGATGCGGCTCGACGAAGTAACTCTTCATCATGTCGAAAATCTCCGTGTGAAACGATCATCGATTCCAAACCTAGAAAATAATAGATATAGTTAAATTATGTAggaaaatgtttatatatatatatatatatacaataaaagtaaaaaaaatacatatagaaAATGTTTGGTGGTCGATCAGGGTCCAAACCCTCCATTCCTTCTTTTCCTGGCTGGGTGAGTAGATCCTCGATAGTATATCGAGCATAAGTTTCAACTGGAGGCACCAAAAAAATCTGGATGAACTCCGGCTGCAAGGGCTGTAGGCGTATCAGGATCCTGAGGGGGAGCAGCCGCTGCTGCAATCGAAGCAACTGGAGGTGCAGCAGGAGCAGATGGTGGTGGTGAAGTTCTCTAAGACTGATAGTCCATGACGACTTCTAGATCTGAAGAAGGGCCCGAACTAGATGTGTCTACATGTCCCATTCCAACATATCACTATAATGTGGGGTTTCCATCTTCTGTTCCTATGAGccatctacaaaaaaaaaacaaattcaaattaaaaaataaatgaattatatataactatttctaATTCCGAAACTGATCTGTAAGTTCCATAATCTAATCTAGGGGTGAGCGAGTAAAGTGAATTCGAAATCTAAACCGAATCTGAGccgataaaaatgaattcaAACCAAatccgacataaataccgaatgagACTtgtttttatgatattttgggttatgggcTATTATCGGAACCAAACCCGAACCCAAATGAATATCTTAAAAACccctaaaatttcaaaattccaAAAATGACCTGAACTCAGTCTCAAATAAGTACACAAAATACTCTAAGATTTTATTgagaacataaaataaatatttattacataaataattaacTCATATACTTAGTTTAATAGATCTTGAATTTGGTGAATAATTAACTCGATGGATTGACTTTACTTTCAGATGTTTGCTTTGAGTT
This genomic window contains:
- the LOC103848074 gene encoding uncharacterized protein LOC103848074 isoform X1; its protein translation is MESLWLSLDEKNSVIHRFIHAACANQYRVSQRTGAIVKVVRFNVGRCTNMYKIKDHPFVICLIPTTTTILTAAPFIDFQKFMLRKFHHLQALANTNFELPDVVAQIRSFQVSALNNVTATTRVVVRFLIDQTPLRPPSSTLTPPSPPLKHSQRGLLTFVLKSPFPQRLPLLYD
- the LOC103848074 gene encoding uncharacterized protein LOC103848074 isoform X2; this encodes MESLWLSLDEKNSVIHRFIHAACANQYRVSQRTGAIVKVVRFNVGRCTNMYKIKDHPFVICLIPTTTTILTAAPFIDFQKFMLRKFHHLQALANTNFELPDVVAQIRSFQVSALNNVTATTRVVVRFLIDHLN
- the LOC103848073 gene encoding nitrilase 2 translates to MSGTEEMSKALKASTPGFCDMPSTIVRASIVQASTVYNDTPKTIEKAGEFIAQAASDGAQLVVFPEAYIGGYPRGYRFGIGVGVHNEAGRDCFRRYHASAIVVPGPEVDQLAEMARKNKVYLMMGAMEKDGYTLYCTALFFSSEGRFLGKHRKVMPTSLERCIWGYGDGSTIPVYDTPLGKLGAAICWENRMPLLRTSLYGKGIELYCAPTADGSTEWQSSMMHIALEGGCFVMSACQFCKRKDFPEHADYLFTDWYDDQHQEAIVSQGGSVIISPLGKILAGPNFESECLVTADLDLGDIARAKLYFDVVGHYSRPDIFNLRVNENQNKPVTFVSKSVKAADDSEPQDN